The region CCCGCGTCAAAACGCATCGTGATGTTGTGTTTTCTACACACATCTGCCTCCGGAATTGCTTTTTCAGTATCACGATCGCCGCCGTTTGCAAAAATCAATTCGTCGCCCGGATACTGCCCTGCTACCATTTCGAGCGTTTTAATGATCGTCGGATCTTCATCAACTGAAAGCACTACCTGATCAACGCCTTTAAGTGCGCGCATCAAACGCAGGCGGTTATTTTCATCCAAAATAATCTTGCCTTTTTTTAGCAACTGTTGCTTATCGTTGTTAACGATCACGATCAGTTTATCACCCATCTGCGCCGCTGCCTCAATCATATCAAGATGTCCGCCGTGCAGCGGATTAAAGTATCCGCTTAC is a window of Candidatus Saccharimonadaceae bacterium ML1 DNA encoding:
- a CDS encoding adenylyltransferase/cytidyltransferase family protein; amino-acid sequence: MMKIVIVSGYFNPLHGGHLDMIEAAAQMGDKLIVIVNNDKQQLLKKGKIILDENNRLRLMRALKGVDQVVLSVDEDPTIIKTLEMVAGQYPGDELIFANGGDRDTEKAIPEADVCRKHNITMRFDAGAGKPDSSTRINRATGNE